From the genome of Methanofollis sp. UBA420:
GAACTCGCTATCGCTCGTCGCCCCCAGACCCCCACCTGCGATAGGACCGGGGAAGGGCGAACACAAGCTCTCGGTGAGGGAGACGACTGCTCCTTCCATCCCATGAGGAGAAGCGAGTGATAGCAAGTTCGTCCAAAAAAAAGTTAGAACGGCAGGAGACTGCCGAGCCAATCGACGAAGTTTGCGAAACCCTGCGGGATGATCACCGTCGGGTCGATCCCGAGAATCGGGGAGATGAACGCGAAGTAGGCGATCGTCCCGAGAGTCGAGCCCACATTGGCGAGGGCGGCGACGAGCACCACCCTGAAGATCGGGACCTTCCGCATCTCCGAGAAGTTCGCGGCGTCCATGATCTTCTGGAAGTCCGCGGCCGAGGGTTTCCTGATCTTCGCCTCCGTCAACGCCGCAAACCAGCCCGCGGCGACGAGGGGGTTGAGGGACGTCGCCCACGCCACCGCAAAGGCCGTCGCCGCCGAGAGGGGGTGGCCGCCCGCGGCGATGGTGAAGGCCGCCGCGAGGACGCCGTTGATGAGCACCCAGTACAGGACCGCCCAGACGAGCACGCTGGTCCCGACGCCGGAGAAGGCGATCGAGATGATGAGCAGGGCGAAGATCACGACGACGATCCCGCCGAGGATCTTCCCCCAGGGGTACGTCTTCGGCGCCGCGGTGAGTTCCGCGTCCGACGGGAGGAGGTCGGGCGCCGCAAGGTAGCGCTCCACACCCCGCACGTGCCCGGCGCCGATCACCGCCATCACCCGGTCGTAACGCCGCGAGAGGTCGATAAGGCGGCGGGCGAGGTACGCGTCCCTCTCGTCGATGAGGGCCCGCGCCCCGTTCGGCGAGAACTTCCTGAACTCCTCCAGAGCCACGGCGACGACGTCCTGGTTCTTCAGGGCCTCGATGTCCAGTTCCTGCTCCTCTGTACCGCCGAGAGAGACCGCCAGAGCGTAGACCATCTTCGTCTTCTCCCAGAGGGTCATCCCCTGCCAGAACCTGGCCAGGGTCAGCCTGATATCGCGGTCGATGAGGGCCAGGGGCAGGCCGCGGCCCTCCACCTCCTCGATGGCCGCGACCATCTCCGCGCCCGGTTCCACCCCGACGTCCATCCCGATCTTGCGCTGGAGGTAGGCCAGAGTCCACTGGAAGAGGATCTGCGAGAAGTTCCCGGCCTTCAGGACCTCCTCCACCTTCGGCGGCGCCTGCTCCTTCCTGAGAGCCGAGTACCTCCCGGGATCGAGTTCGACCCCGACGATGTCGGGCGCGAACTCCTCGATCGCCGCCCGCACCTCCTCAACGCTCTTCTCCGATACATGCGCCGTTCCGACGAGTTTGATCTCACCCATGAACGACCCACACTCCTTCGCTGTCAATCACCGCAACACTTCCTGAAGGGACAGGCACGGCCCCCATGACCGCCCTGATCCCTGCTTCCTCCCTGACCTCGGCCTTCTGCCGTTCAAGCAGATCCCGGGCGAGGGCGATAGCCGCCTCCCGACCGATCGGCCGCCCGAGGCCCGGGCACTCGGAGACGATCAGTCGGTCCCCGTCGAGCATAAAAGGGTAGGTCCGGCAGATCCAGGGACGGGCGGCGTACACCCGGCACCTCCCCTCGCCGAGAAAGCGGCAGCGTCCGCCCTCGCGCCGCAGGCACCAGTCGAAGGTGAAACGCCGGCCGTCCTCGCCGTCCAGGAACTCGGGGAAAGGGTCCGCGACCTCGTCGGCAGGGATGCCTGCCGCACCCGCGACCGCCCGCACCTCAGGCGGCGAGACGATGACGAGGTTCGAGTCCCCGGAGACCTCGGTGCAACAGGCGCCGCACCGCGTGCAGGAGAACCCGATCTTCATGACCTCGTCGGCGAGGTCGTCTACTCCCCGCATATCCTCTCGAAGTTGCGGAAGACCAGGTCGCCGTTCTCGGTGTGACTCACCTCGGGGTGCCACTGGACCCCGTAGATGCGGTCCTTCTCTGACCCCATCGCCTCGACAGGGCAGATGTCTGACCGGGCATAGACCGTGAAGCCCTCCGGGACCTGCTTCACCTCGTCCGCGTGCGAGGCCCAGACATGGATCTGGTCCGGGTAGCCCGCCAGGATCTCGCTCTTCCCGGCGATGTCGACGGCGACGCCGCCGTAGCCCCCGTGGGCGCCCGGCCCGACGATGCCGCCGCGTGCCGTCGCGATGATATGGAGACCGAGGCAGATGCCGAGCACCGGCAGTCCGAGGTCCAGGTACGCAGCAGCGTTGCCGGCGCGTTCGAGCGTGGGCCCGCCGCCGAGAATGATCCCCCTGCACCCCTTCTCGACCTCGGCCGGAGAGGTGGTGTTCGGGACCATCGCCACCTCTATCTCCAGGTCCCGCAGTTTGCGGTGGATGAGGTGGTTGAATTGCCCATGGTTGTTCACGACAAAAATGGGAAGCATCAAAAAGGTATGGAGATGTCAGGGTATATCATTTTTCAGCGGAAGGAGATCGTGGTCGAGAGGATCGCGGACCTGATCTCTTCAGGGGAGTGGCCCATGAGCCGCGCCAGGAACATGGCGCCGCCGGCACCCATGCCTTCCTTCACCTCGCCCTCGCAGTACCGGGCGATGCCGGTGTCGCCGATGGTCCCGAAGTCGGGGTCGACGAAGTATGCCTTCACGCCGATCGCGTCCGCGATCGCCTCGACGTTCGCCGAGGCGTCTCTGCGCACGTACTCGGTCGTCGCAATGGGCACCGTCGTCTTCCCGAGGCCCTTCAGGACGGCGTCGACGGCGAGCATCTGGGTGCCGCCGCCAAAGACCAGGGTGCCTGTATAGGTACTCGCAATACCGGCGGCCACCGGCATCATGGGGTCGCCGCCGATCCGCACGACGTCGAGGGAGTCACGGATATCGGCCTCCTCGACCTTCTCTATCACCGCCCGGCAGATCTCCTCCTTCAGGCCCACCGGGTTCTCGATGAAACTGCTCGACACCCGCGCCTCGTAGCCGAGGGCGCGCAGCACGCAGAGGGCCGTCGTCGTCCCGCCGGGGACGCACTCACCGAGGACGAGGAAGTCGGCGCACCGGGAGAGGTGACGGCCGACCCGCTCGCCCGCGGCAAAGAGGGCCCGCGCCTTCGGCACGGCCTCGCCCGTCCTGGGGTCGCCGCCCGCGTCGCCGTACACGTCGATGCAGGGCACGGTCGGCGGGTTGAACATCCCGGCATTCACGAAGACAGGGTCGATGCCGGCGAGGGCCATCATCGACCGCGTGATCACCGCCGGCGTCGGGCACCCGGTCGGGGTGTTCGGCTTGAGGGGCAGGGAGGTGATCGACCCGGTGGTGATCAGTTCGGCGTCCAGGATCGGGGTGAAGACCGTTTTCTGGGGAGACGGCCCGGCCCCGGAGACGCCGGGCACCATCGAGAGTGCGGTGTTCCCGAGCACGCTCGCAAAGAGCGGCCTGGAGAACTGTATAGAGGGGACTTCGGAGAGAAATGCCATACACGGTATAGAACGAGTCCGACTTTAAAGTCTCCTCGGGAACGCGGCCGGAGAGCGGTGCGGCGACGCAGGACTTATCGCCGGGAACGCCTCACATCTATTCAGGATGATTCTCGAACCCGTCCGCGCCCTCCTGCAGTTCTGCACCGTCCTCCCGCTCGGACGGCCCGCAGACTTCGACGCCTTCGCCCGCCACTCCTGGCTCTACCCCGTTGCCGGGTGGGTCACCGGCGGGTGCGCCGCAGGCGTCGCCTTCCTCCTCTCCGGCAACCCGGGCCTTGCCGCGGCCGCCGCGATCGCCGCGGCGATCATCGTCTCCGGGGCAAACCACTTCGACGGCCTCCTCGACCTCGGCGACGGCCTGATGGCGCACGGCAGCCGCGAAAAAAGGGTCACCGCCCTCACCGACAGGCAGATCGGCGCGGGGGGCGTCGCCTGCGGCATCCTCACGACCCTCCTCGCGGTTCAGGGCCTCTCCACCGTCGCCTCAATTCCCCTCGCCGTCCTGACCGCCGAGGTCTGCGCAAAACTCGCCATGGCCGGGATCACCGCCCTCGGCACACCCTTCCACGAGGGCATCCACGCCTACCTCCACGGCTTTGCACGGCCCTGGTTCGCGGGCCTCGCCCTGCTCCCGGTCGTTCCCCTCGTCCTCCTGACGGGCCCGGTCCCCCTCCTGAAGGCCCTCCTCGCGACCGGGATCGTCGCCGCCCTCCTGGTCGCCCTCGCGTACCGCCTCTTCGGCGGGGTGAACGGCGACGTCGCCGGCGCCTCGAACGAGATCGTACGGGCGGCCGCCATTATCGCCCTCGCGATCTAGGGCGCATACACCTTTTTATGCTCATCTTCAGCATCTATTCCTGATGATAACGGACAAAATGATACAGGAAAAAACCGTCCATACACGGGGCGGGGTGATCACGCAGAGGAACCCGGACCTCTGTGCGATCAGGATCCGGATCCCTGCAGGTGTCCTTTCAATCGAAAAGATGAGAGGGATCGCACGGATCGCCAAAAAATACGGGAGCGGCGAGGTGCACCTCACCACCAGGCAGACCATGGAGATCCCGGCCGTCGACGCCACCAAAATTGCCAATATCGCCCGCGATCTCGAAAAGAACGGGACGCCCCTTGGCGCCGAGCACAACGAAGTCGTCAATATCATCGCCTGCCCGGGGACGGCACAGTGCAAGTTCTCCAATATCGAGACCTTCGACCTTGCCCGGAAGATCGACGCACTGGTCTTCGGCCGCGAGATGCCGGTCAGGGTACGGATCTCCGTGTCAGGGTGCCCGAACGCCTGCACGAGCCCGGTGCTCAACGAGATCGGGATCGTCGGCCGGATCCGCCCCCTCAGGGTGGAGGGGATGTGCACCGGGTGCGGGACCTGTGCCGAATACTGCAAGGAAAAGGCGATCATCATCAAGAACGGGATCTCCGAACTGATCCCGGAAAAATGCGTCCAGTGCGGCATCTGCATCCAGTCCTGCCCCTTCGACCTGCTGAAGTCTGAGTACCGCCACTATCTCGTCACCGTCGGCGGGCGGCGCGGCCGGCACCCGGCGCCAGGCCGGGAACTTGTCACCGTCGAAACCGAGGAAGATGTCCTGAAGGTGATCGACAAAACCGTCTACTGGATCTTCAGAAAAGCATGGAGCGGAAGGCACCTCGCCGACCAGCTCGACGAGATCGGCTTTGAAGACTTCCGCAAAGGTATACGAGAGGAATTCAGCGGCGAAACATAGACGTATAGCCACAACCGGCATCGTCTTCACAGGCGACGGCGTCCCCGTCCCGCACTATCGAGTTGAAGAGCATCGCGGCGTTCAGGACCTCTTCGTCCATTCCGAACCCCGCGGGCTTCTTCATGATCTCGCGCTGCGGGGCAGGGAGCACCCTTTTGCCCGCACGGACGCCGGTACAGTGCTTGCAGTAAGCGCAGTGGCTGTAAACGGAAACCTCTCCCGTAGCGCAGGTCACAGTTACCCTGCCTTTTTCAGTATCGCGGTGGAACTCCAGTGTTTTCATAGGACACTGAGTGTTTGTACAATCAGGAATTTGAGCGTGTCGATACTCCAGTATAAACCCCGATGGCCAGAGAGCAGATGGATATCGAAATGGTTTATATAGATCGATGCCCAATATATGATACTCGCTTCAATCCGACTGTGCAAACAGTCCCATATTTGAGTGGAGGATAACCAATGGCAACCGAAAAACCACACATGAACCTCGCTGTCATCGGGCACATCGACCACGGCAAGTCGACTACCGTCGGTCGCATTCTCTTCGAGACAGGAGCCGTAGCGCCTCATATCATTGAGGGATTCAGAAAGGAAGCCGAAACCAAGGGTAAGGGTACCTTTGAGTTCGCATGGGTCATGGACAGTCTCAAGGAAGAGCGTGACCGCGGTATCACGATCGATATCGCTCACAAGCGCTTCGACACGGAGAAGTACTACTTCACCGTCGTGGACTGCCCCGGCCACCGTGACTTCGTCAAGAACATGATCACCGGTGCATCCCAGGCCGACGCCGCACTCCTTGTCGTCGCCGCACCCGATGGTGTCATGGAGCAGACCAAGGAGCACGTCTTCCTTTCGAGGACCCTCGGTATCAACCAGCTCATCGTCGGCATCAACAAGATGGACGCCGTCAAGTACGATGAGAAGCGTTACAACGAAGTCAAGGAACAGCTCTCCCAGCTCCTGAAGATGGTCGGCTTCAAGCCGTCGGAAGTTCCGTTCATTCCGATCTCCTCGTACGAAGGGACCAACATCAAGCCGAAGAGCAACGAGAAGACCCCGTGGTACACCGGCCCGTCGGTCATCGAAGCACTCAACGCGCTCAAGGAGCCCGAGAAACCCACGAGCCTTCCGCTCCGCCTCCCGCTTCAGGATGTCTACACGATCTCCGGCGTCGGCACCGTGCCTGTCGGCCGTATCGAGACCGGCATCATGAAGAAGGGTATGAAGGTCTCCTTCATGCCGGCAAACGTGAACGGCGAAATCAAGTCCATCGAGATGCACCACGAGGAAGAACTCGAGGCGCTTCCGGGTGACAACGT
Proteins encoded in this window:
- a CDS encoding YkgJ family cysteine cluster protein; translation: MRGVDDLADEVMKIGFSCTRCGACCTEVSGDSNLVIVSPPEVRAVAGAAGIPADEVADPFPEFLDGEDGRRFTFDWCLRREGGRCRFLGEGRCRVYAARPWICRTYPFMLDGDRLIVSECPGLGRPIGREAAIALARDLLERQKAEVREEAGIRAVMGAVPVPSGSVAVIDSEGVWVVHG
- a CDS encoding 4Fe-4S binding protein, coding for MIQEKTVHTRGGVITQRNPDLCAIRIRIPAGVLSIEKMRGIARIAKKYGSGEVHLTTRQTMEIPAVDATKIANIARDLEKNGTPLGAEHNEVVNIIACPGTAQCKFSNIETFDLARKIDALVFGREMPVRVRISVSGCPNACTSPVLNEIGIVGRIRPLRVEGMCTGCGTCAEYCKEKAIIIKNGISELIPEKCVQCGICIQSCPFDLLKSEYRHYLVTVGGRRGRHPAPGRELVTVETEEDVLKVIDKTVYWIFRKAWSGRHLADQLDEIGFEDFRKGIREEFSGET
- the cobS gene encoding adenosylcobinamide-GDP ribazoletransferase codes for the protein MILEPVRALLQFCTVLPLGRPADFDAFARHSWLYPVAGWVTGGCAAGVAFLLSGNPGLAAAAAIAAAIIVSGANHFDGLLDLGDGLMAHGSREKRVTALTDRQIGAGGVACGILTTLLAVQGLSTVASIPLAVLTAEVCAKLAMAGITALGTPFHEGIHAYLHGFARPWFAGLALLPVVPLVLLTGPVPLLKALLATGIVAALLVALAYRLFGGVNGDVAGASNEIVRAAAIIALAI
- the cobT gene encoding nicotinate mononucleotide-dependent phosphoribosyltransferase CobT — encoded protein: MAFLSEVPSIQFSRPLFASVLGNTALSMVPGVSGAGPSPQKTVFTPILDAELITTGSITSLPLKPNTPTGCPTPAVITRSMMALAGIDPVFVNAGMFNPPTVPCIDVYGDAGGDPRTGEAVPKARALFAAGERVGRHLSRCADFLVLGECVPGGTTTALCVLRALGYEARVSSSFIENPVGLKEEICRAVIEKVEEADIRDSLDVVRIGGDPMMPVAAGIASTYTGTLVFGGGTQMLAVDAVLKGLGKTTVPIATTEYVRRDASANVEAIADAIGVKAYFVDPDFGTIGDTGIARYCEGEVKEGMGAGGAMFLARLMGHSPEEIRSAILSTTISFR
- the tuf gene encoding translation elongation factor EF-1 subunit alpha, encoding MATEKPHMNLAVIGHIDHGKSTTVGRILFETGAVAPHIIEGFRKEAETKGKGTFEFAWVMDSLKEERDRGITIDIAHKRFDTEKYYFTVVDCPGHRDFVKNMITGASQADAALLVVAAPDGVMEQTKEHVFLSRTLGINQLIVGINKMDAVKYDEKRYNEVKEQLSQLLKMVGFKPSEVPFIPISSYEGTNIKPKSNEKTPWYTGPSVIEALNALKEPEKPTSLPLRLPLQDVYTISGVGTVPVGRIETGIMKKGMKVSFMPANVNGEIKSIEMHHEEELEALPGDNVGFNVRGVSKNEIRRGDVCGPIEAPPVVAEEFTAQIVVLHHPSAITVGYTPVFHCHTAQVACTFTELVKKLDPRTGQVKEENPTFLKTGDAAIVKIRPTRPMVIEKIKEIPQLGRFAVRDMGSTIAAGMCIDIQAKQMR
- a CDS encoding GMP synthase subunit A is translated as MLPIFVVNNHGQFNHLIHRKLRDLEIEVAMVPNTTSPAEVEKGCRGIILGGGPTLERAGNAAAYLDLGLPVLGICLGLHIIATARGGIVGPGAHGGYGGVAVDIAGKSEILAGYPDQIHVWASHADEVKQVPEGFTVYARSDICPVEAMGSEKDRIYGVQWHPEVSHTENGDLVFRNFERICGE
- a CDS encoding TraB/GumN family protein, coding for MGEIKLVGTAHVSEKSVEEVRAAIEEFAPDIVGVELDPGRYSALRKEQAPPKVEEVLKAGNFSQILFQWTLAYLQRKIGMDVGVEPGAEMVAAIEEVEGRGLPLALIDRDIRLTLARFWQGMTLWEKTKMVYALAVSLGGTEEQELDIEALKNQDVVAVALEEFRKFSPNGARALIDERDAYLARRLIDLSRRYDRVMAVIGAGHVRGVERYLAAPDLLPSDAELTAAPKTYPWGKILGGIVVVIFALLIISIAFSGVGTSVLVWAVLYWVLINGVLAAAFTIAAGGHPLSAATAFAVAWATSLNPLVAAGWFAALTEAKIRKPSAADFQKIMDAANFSEMRKVPIFRVVLVAALANVGSTLGTIAYFAFISPILGIDPTVIIPQGFANFVDWLGSLLPF